The following proteins are co-located in the Planococcus plakortidis genome:
- a CDS encoding ABC transporter ATP-binding protein produces the protein MNILEVRSLSKRFGAEQAVDGLGFELAEGSATALIGPNGAGKTTTLSMLAGLLEATGGEIQRKKNLSIGFLPQYPRFFPWLTAMEFTEMAAKLSGVDPRKARQQAERTLGFVGLAQVADKKIGGFSGGMKQRLGLAQAMVHQPSLLLLDEPISSLDPTGRREVMELLKSLLGQTTILYSTHILNDAEEMTDQLLFLQNGRLVEHGSLDQVRSRYADPQIRIRFENTNAAERFVREAPWPAAVKGAAAIVPVKAEGPIMQDVFRYLSVKSLPVVGVEQETASLEDIFLKVVAEK, from the coding sequence TTGAACATATTGGAAGTCAGGTCTTTATCGAAACGCTTTGGCGCCGAACAGGCAGTGGATGGGTTGGGATTCGAGCTTGCAGAAGGCAGTGCGACGGCATTGATCGGGCCGAACGGTGCCGGGAAGACCACCACGCTGTCGATGCTTGCCGGGCTGCTTGAAGCGACGGGCGGGGAAATTCAGCGCAAGAAAAACTTATCGATCGGCTTTTTGCCTCAATACCCGCGTTTCTTTCCGTGGCTGACTGCCATGGAGTTTACCGAGATGGCGGCTAAGTTAAGTGGAGTCGATCCCCGAAAGGCCCGCCAGCAAGCGGAACGGACGCTTGGGTTTGTCGGCCTAGCTCAAGTGGCCGATAAGAAAATCGGCGGTTTTTCGGGAGGCATGAAACAGCGGCTCGGACTGGCGCAAGCGATGGTTCACCAGCCCAGCTTATTGCTATTGGATGAGCCGATCTCTTCCTTGGACCCGACTGGGCGGAGGGAAGTGATGGAGCTGTTGAAATCGCTGCTCGGGCAAACGACGATTCTTTATTCCACCCATATCTTGAACGATGCCGAAGAAATGACAGACCAATTATTGTTTTTGCAGAATGGGCGGCTGGTGGAACACGGTTCCCTTGACCAAGTGCGCAGCCGTTATGCAGACCCCCAAATCCGGATCCGCTTCGAAAACACTAACGCTGCGGAAAGGTTTGTTCGCGAAGCTCCGTGGCCGGCTGCTGTTAAAGGGGCAGCGGCTATCGTGCCTGTAAAAGCCGAAGGGCCGATCATGCAGGATGTGTTCCGTTACTTATCGGTGAAAAGCTTGCCTGTAGTCGGGGTCGAGCAAGAAACTGCCAGCCTGGAAGACATTTTCCTGAAGGTGGTGGCAGAAAAATGA
- a CDS encoding HAMP domain-containing sensor histidine kinase: MASPVSGIREMVTELNRTLVAVIAISLPFALLLSLLLAKIHVTRLQRMRKATSMISEGHYQVNLPESNFDEFGDLAHDFNVMADKLQRSNEEIEQLENRRRRFMADVSHEMRTPLTTIAGIIEGLKSGMIEEEQREKGIRLVSDETKRLMRLVNENLDYEKIRSNQVTLMKEEIEAAELLEIIQEQLQLQASEKGDRLLIEAEPGEMIYGDMDRLIQILVNIVKNSIQFTENGEIYLRARAEGGASVLEVEDTGNGIEVDELEMIWRRFYKADMSRGSGQFGLGLSIVRQLVNLHDGEISVESEKGKGTKFTIRLPRKHANNH, translated from the coding sequence TTGGCTTCCCCTGTGAGCGGAATCCGGGAAATGGTGACGGAATTGAACCGGACACTCGTCGCCGTGATCGCCATTTCCTTGCCGTTCGCATTATTGCTCAGCCTGTTGCTGGCGAAAATTCACGTGACGCGCCTGCAGCGCATGAGAAAAGCGACGTCGATGATCAGCGAAGGGCATTACCAAGTCAATTTGCCGGAATCGAATTTTGACGAGTTTGGGGATTTGGCCCATGACTTCAATGTCATGGCAGATAAATTGCAGCGCTCCAACGAAGAAATCGAGCAGCTCGAAAACCGCAGGCGGCGTTTCATGGCGGATGTCTCGCATGAGATGAGGACGCCGCTTACGACGATCGCCGGCATTATCGAAGGCTTGAAGAGCGGCATGATTGAGGAAGAGCAGCGCGAAAAGGGCATCCGCCTGGTGAGCGATGAGACGAAGCGGCTTATGCGCCTCGTCAATGAAAACCTGGATTATGAGAAAATCCGGTCGAATCAAGTGACGCTCATGAAAGAAGAAATCGAAGCGGCTGAACTGCTGGAGATCATCCAGGAGCAGCTGCAATTGCAGGCATCCGAAAAAGGCGATCGCTTGCTGATCGAGGCCGAGCCGGGCGAGATGATCTATGGGGACATGGACCGCTTGATTCAAATCCTGGTGAATATCGTCAAAAACAGCATCCAATTCACCGAAAACGGCGAGATTTACTTGCGCGCCCGCGCGGAAGGCGGAGCGTCCGTATTGGAAGTGGAAGATACGGGAAACGGCATCGAAGTCGATGAACTGGAGATGATTTGGCGCCGCTTCTACAAAGCGGATATGTCGCGCGGAAGCGGACAGTTCGGCCTGGGCCTTTCCATCGTCCGCCAATTGGTCAATTTGCACGACGGGGAAATCTCAGTCGAAAGTGAAAAAGGAAAAGGAACGAAATTCACGATCCGCCTGCCCCGCAAACACGCGAATAATCACTAG
- a CDS encoding response regulator transcription factor, whose product MKILVVEDNPSVSSMLELFFSKEGLEGDFAGDGLEGYRKFQEGDYDLLILDWMLPGMDGIALCRKIRETKSEVPIIMLTAKDSESDQVIGFEMGADDYVTKPFSPLTLMARIKAVTRRARKGEAAEDGIRTSHFHVRKETREVVKDGQAIDNLTPKEFDLLVFFLQHPKQVFSREQLLEQVWGYQFYGDERTVDVHIKRLRKKIPEGDQLFHTVWGVGYKFEELAG is encoded by the coding sequence ATGAAAATCTTGGTCGTGGAAGACAACCCGAGTGTCAGTTCGATGCTGGAATTGTTTTTTTCAAAAGAAGGGCTCGAAGGTGACTTCGCTGGTGACGGTCTGGAAGGCTACCGCAAATTCCAGGAAGGGGATTACGACTTGCTGATCCTCGATTGGATGCTTCCGGGAATGGACGGCATCGCCTTATGCCGGAAAATCCGCGAGACAAAAAGCGAAGTGCCCATCATCATGCTGACAGCAAAGGACAGTGAATCCGACCAGGTGATCGGATTTGAAATGGGAGCCGATGATTATGTGACGAAGCCTTTCAGCCCACTGACTCTGATGGCGCGCATCAAGGCGGTGACCAGGAGGGCACGAAAAGGGGAGGCGGCCGAAGACGGCATTCGCACGTCCCATTTCCATGTCAGGAAAGAAACGCGCGAAGTCGTGAAAGACGGCCAGGCAATCGACAATCTAACGCCGAAGGAATTCGATCTGCTGGTCTTTTTCCTGCAGCATCCGAAGCAAGTGTTCAGCCGGGAGCAATTGCTCGAGCAAGTATGGGGCTACCAATTCTACGGTGATGAACGCACCGTAGATGTCCACATAAAGCGGCTGCGCAAAAAAATTCCGGAAGGAGACCAGCTCTTCCATACGGTTTGGGGAGTGGGTTATAAATTTGAAGAACTTGCGGGTTAA
- a CDS encoding ABC transporter permease produces MKQFSTLLLKEWRENLRNYKIFWIPVVFILLGVTEPLSNYYLPQILDAAGGLPDGAVIELPDPEPEQLLVAAMGQFQLIGMLVLVLAYMGSIAGERRNGTATLLYVRPLSFTSYFLSKWLMASLVAMISVWAGFLAAYYYTAVLFSAVPFGEFLAFAATYSLWMLLVVTFILFASAAMPNAGLAAALTLAAMLILQLVDSLFGSRWEWSPLKLPNYAASFLDIGPDRAALTWTIALSLVCLIALAALGIWLSKRNRAKTKV; encoded by the coding sequence ATGAAACAATTTTCGACATTGCTATTGAAGGAATGGCGTGAGAACCTGCGCAATTATAAGATTTTCTGGATTCCCGTCGTCTTTATCCTGCTGGGCGTCACAGAGCCTTTATCGAATTATTATTTGCCCCAGATCCTGGATGCTGCAGGAGGTTTGCCTGATGGAGCCGTCATCGAATTGCCAGACCCTGAGCCTGAACAATTGCTGGTAGCGGCCATGGGGCAATTTCAGCTGATCGGCATGCTGGTCCTCGTACTCGCTTATATGGGGAGCATTGCCGGCGAACGCAGAAACGGGACAGCGACGCTTTTATACGTGCGGCCTTTGTCGTTTACATCTTATTTTCTAAGCAAATGGCTGATGGCTTCCCTCGTGGCCATGATCAGCGTCTGGGCCGGTTTTTTGGCGGCTTATTACTACACGGCAGTGCTGTTCTCAGCGGTGCCGTTCGGGGAGTTCCTGGCATTTGCGGCAACTTATAGCTTATGGATGCTGCTGGTCGTTACCTTTATTTTATTCGCAAGCGCAGCGATGCCGAATGCAGGCTTGGCAGCTGCTTTGACGCTTGCTGCAATGCTTATTTTACAGCTCGTCGATAGCCTTTTCGGCAGCCGCTGGGAGTGGTCGCCGTTGAAGCTTCCGAATTATGCAGCGTCCTTTCTGGATATCGGGCCGGATAGGGCAGCGCTGACCTGGACCATCGCCCTTTCGCTTGTATGCCTGATCGCCCTTGCTGCACTGGGCATTTGGCTATCGAAAAGAAACCGTGCGAAAACGAAAGTATAA
- a CDS encoding GNAT family N-acetyltransferase: MIRKSEVTLHCYTKRTDVSYNLPAEQQEFTMMPQELIKRDAGNPEKHLIVIRARGEVAGFFELDESEDRKRYSDNPKALLLRGYSVNPKYQGRGIATGSLEALPAFLQKEFEAFDEVVLGVNARNIAAQKLYRKAGFEDTGRRVMGKKGEQFAMCLKVK, encoded by the coding sequence GTGATTAGAAAAAGTGAAGTGACCTTGCATTGCTATACGAAAAGAACGGATGTTTCCTACAATCTTCCAGCGGAACAGCAGGAATTCACCATGATGCCACAGGAGCTCATCAAGCGGGATGCGGGAAATCCCGAAAAGCATCTGATCGTCATCCGCGCGCGCGGCGAAGTGGCCGGATTTTTCGAGCTGGATGAATCGGAGGATCGGAAACGCTATTCCGATAACCCGAAAGCCTTGCTTTTGCGCGGATATTCCGTCAACCCGAAATATCAAGGGCGCGGCATCGCAACCGGCTCTCTCGAAGCCTTGCCCGCTTTTTTGCAAAAAGAATTCGAAGCTTTTGACGAAGTCGTGCTTGGCGTCAATGCGCGCAATATCGCTGCACAGAAGCTCTATCGAAAAGCCGGATTCGAAGATACCGGCAGAAGAGTGATGGGCAAAAAAGGCGAGCAATTCGCCATGTGCCTGAAAGTGAAATAA
- a CDS encoding DUF2294 domain-containing protein: MQNSKTMQSEIGGYISTLIREHFGKGPTSVFVIVKPPFVIVHLRGFLSPTEKILLQKNEFRRVMEIRHLLIEELKPDICDAFSRASGEKVESLYSDWHLENQTGILIGVMESHHEAVEFDWQSDAAQEALHESVVEASRKAEKKPESTKLFWLNDRTLLIERKGFLVEIERELIRHGLGDELKQVKRPLEKRLLLKETQFPDLLNRDIREIFLDWELPKDLSYILVLLEPTKLP; this comes from the coding sequence TTGCAGAATTCCAAAACCATGCAAAGTGAAATCGGCGGCTATATTTCCACCCTTATCCGTGAACACTTCGGAAAAGGCCCAACTTCTGTATTTGTCATCGTGAAACCGCCATTTGTCATCGTCCATCTCCGTGGGTTCCTAAGCCCGACAGAAAAGATCCTGCTCCAGAAAAACGAGTTCAGGCGCGTAATGGAAATTCGCCACTTGCTGATTGAAGAACTGAAACCCGATATTTGTGATGCTTTCTCCCGTGCTTCCGGCGAAAAAGTGGAATCGCTCTATTCAGATTGGCATCTTGAGAACCAGACAGGCATACTCATCGGTGTCATGGAAAGCCATCACGAAGCAGTTGAATTTGACTGGCAGTCCGATGCGGCGCAAGAAGCTCTTCACGAATCAGTGGTGGAAGCAAGCCGAAAGGCTGAAAAGAAACCCGAAAGCACGAAATTATTCTGGTTGAATGACCGGACTTTATTAATCGAACGAAAGGGCTTTTTGGTTGAAATCGAGCGTGAACTGATCCGCCACGGCCTAGGCGATGAGTTGAAGCAAGTAAAGAGGCCTCTTGAAAAACGGTTGTTGCTGAAGGAAACCCAATTTCCGGACCTGCTCAACCGGGATATCCGTGAAATATTCCTTGATTGGGAATTACCGAAAGACCTCAGTTATATCCTGGTACTGCTTGAACCAACTAAACTTCCATGA
- a CDS encoding DUF2243 domain-containing protein, translating into MVAAERKTDLTTSRNRRVHTARNFWAGLLFGAGMFSVIEQSIFHFFLQWHHFYEGNGPQAILTGEGIYQVIGWGLTVLSLWVAVDLARRKAFWPARFFGSALIGGGVLLLFDSLVFRLLLGLHTIRATGELIFYESLWLGTAAFLFLLGWSVLRNASKDAA; encoded by the coding sequence ATGGTAGCAGCTGAACGCAAGACCGACCTAACGACATCAAGAAACCGGCGCGTCCACACCGCCCGAAATTTCTGGGCTGGCTTATTGTTTGGTGCGGGCATGTTTTCGGTCATTGAGCAAAGCATTTTTCATTTCTTCTTGCAATGGCATCATTTTTACGAAGGCAACGGCCCGCAAGCGATTTTGACCGGTGAAGGCATTTATCAAGTAATCGGTTGGGGGCTGACTGTGCTGTCGCTGTGGGTCGCTGTCGACCTGGCCAGGCGAAAAGCTTTCTGGCCAGCGCGCTTTTTCGGAAGCGCCTTGATCGGGGGCGGGGTGCTGCTACTATTCGACAGCCTCGTATTCCGCCTATTGCTGGGCCTTCACACCATCAGGGCGACTGGAGAGTTGATTTTCTATGAGTCGCTATGGCTCGGGACAGCCGCTTTCCTCTTTTTGCTCGGGTGGTCTGTTTTGCGCAATGCTTCAAAAGATGCCGCTTGA
- a CDS encoding protein-L-isoaspartate(D-aspartate) O-methyltransferase has protein sequence MPGRKRDIIAYFHSLDRRSFMDRPQQDAELDEALPIGYGQTISQPSLVLEMTIALGLEERHKVLEIGTGSGFQTALLAAFSNEVYTIEKIPQLYESAKTRLEAKGFKNIHFLLGDGSLGWPEYAPYDRITVTAAASDIPKELVDQLSPGGRMIIPVGHRYSQDLLAVDKSSDGNIEKTVLEAVRFVPLKGKYEN, from the coding sequence ATGCCTGGACGTAAACGGGACATCATCGCTTATTTCCATTCACTTGACCGCCGTTCGTTTATGGATCGCCCCCAACAAGATGCCGAGCTCGATGAAGCGTTGCCGATCGGATATGGCCAGACGATTTCACAGCCTTCACTTGTTTTGGAGATGACGATTGCTTTAGGTCTTGAAGAACGACACAAAGTACTTGAGATCGGCACAGGGTCCGGCTTCCAGACTGCGCTTCTGGCGGCCTTTTCCAACGAGGTCTACACAATCGAAAAAATCCCACAGCTATACGAAAGTGCCAAAACCCGGCTTGAAGCGAAAGGATTCAAGAATATCCACTTCCTGTTGGGTGATGGCAGCCTAGGCTGGCCTGAGTACGCACCGTACGACCGGATTACCGTTACCGCTGCCGCATCCGATATTCCGAAGGAGCTAGTGGATCAATTATCCCCAGGCGGCCGCATGATCATCCCCGTGGGCCATCGCTACAGCCAAGATCTGCTCGCCGTCGATAAATCGAGTGACGGAAACATAGAGAAAACAGTACTCGAAGCTGTCCGCTTTGTTCCACTAAAGGGCAAATACGAGAATTAA
- a CDS encoding metallophosphoesterase, with the protein MKKLIALLFVALLLVGFAWVNNNWIVTTEYSVQSEKVPDAFAGKRIVQVSDLHNAEFGNRQRSLLDKVEAANPDAIFITGDLIDSDRYDLEKSLAAVDGLVEMSDVYYVIGNHEVSSNRLEDEIVPALEERGVEVLRNRSLMWEEDGEAIQIGGIDDPLMDIYLHEEEFTRNSIAEAGLNDAFTLLLAHRPEQLETYASEGIDVVFAGHAHGGQIRIPGLGGLIAPGQGWFPSMTEGVFESGDTQLVLSRGLGNSGFPLRVFNLPEVVVVTLENE; encoded by the coding sequence ATGAAGAAACTGATCGCCTTGCTTTTTGTGGCATTGCTCCTAGTGGGGTTTGCCTGGGTCAATAATAACTGGATTGTCACGACCGAGTATTCGGTCCAATCGGAAAAAGTGCCGGATGCGTTTGCCGGCAAGCGCATTGTCCAAGTATCGGACCTTCACAACGCCGAGTTCGGGAACCGGCAGCGATCCCTATTGGATAAAGTGGAAGCGGCGAATCCGGACGCCATATTCATCACTGGGGATTTGATCGACAGCGACCGCTACGATCTGGAGAAAAGTTTGGCAGCTGTCGACGGGCTGGTGGAGATGAGTGATGTGTATTATGTCATCGGCAACCATGAAGTGTCGTCGAACCGGCTGGAAGATGAAATCGTTCCCGCCTTGGAAGAACGCGGTGTAGAAGTGCTGCGCAATCGTTCGCTCATGTGGGAAGAGGACGGGGAAGCAATACAAATTGGGGGAATTGACGACCCGTTGATGGACATATACCTTCACGAAGAGGAGTTTACGCGCAATAGCATCGCAGAAGCCGGCCTAAATGACGCATTTACCTTGCTGCTTGCCCACCGGCCCGAACAATTGGAGACTTACGCCAGTGAAGGGATCGATGTCGTTTTCGCAGGCCATGCACACGGCGGCCAAATCCGCATTCCAGGGCTTGGCGGCTTGATCGCTCCGGGGCAAGGCTGGTTCCCAAGCATGACAGAAGGCGTCTTCGAATCGGGCGATACACAGCTTGTCCTGAGCCGTGGCCTTGGAAACAGCGGATTTCCGTTGCGTGTTTTCAATTTGCCCGAAGTCGTGGTCGTTACGTTAGAGAATGAATAA
- a CDS encoding GTPase: MVKEFEDEVMRAMDKVFEDEMKKVSDTLEQDLLISLIGEVNAGKSTTVNKIIGEDIASTNPMPGETVSVDPYNIRGLENIKFMDTPGLNDPNDENPKKTLEFVQQSDVVLFFLNAAGTVFSDSEKQKFSEIEKHNKDILIVLNKIDAAEDIPSIIKFIKGHTKNKYKVIPVSSKTGENLDLLKKEILLLLEKKGKDLLFAKSMKEKSSAATRWIVGAGVSAGIIGASPIPGSDVLPLTTLQVGLIVKLSNLYDKPLTKKAAKDMIVITATQTIGHTLYRQALKFVPGAGSVIGGTVASSMTLALGYGVKYAYENNIAIDYEMIGSLYEKLKKREKNA; this comes from the coding sequence ATGGTTAAGGAATTCGAAGATGAAGTCATGCGTGCAATGGATAAAGTGTTTGAAGATGAGATGAAAAAAGTGAGCGATACGCTCGAGCAGGATTTGCTGATCTCATTGATCGGCGAAGTCAATGCCGGGAAATCGACAACGGTGAATAAAATCATCGGTGAAGACATTGCCAGCACCAATCCGATGCCTGGCGAAACGGTAAGCGTAGACCCTTATAACATCCGTGGCTTGGAGAACATCAAGTTCATGGATACACCGGGGCTCAATGACCCGAATGATGAGAACCCGAAAAAGACCTTGGAGTTCGTCCAGCAATCGGATGTTGTGCTGTTTTTCCTGAATGCTGCCGGGACGGTCTTTTCAGATAGCGAAAAGCAAAAATTCTCCGAAATCGAAAAGCATAATAAAGACATCCTCATCGTCCTGAATAAAATCGATGCGGCCGAAGATATCCCATCGATCATCAAGTTCATCAAAGGGCATACGAAAAATAAATACAAAGTGATTCCGGTTTCCTCGAAAACGGGAGAGAACCTGGATCTCCTGAAGAAGGAAATCTTGCTGTTGCTGGAAAAGAAGGGGAAAGACCTGCTCTTCGCCAAAAGCATGAAAGAGAAATCGTCTGCCGCTACGCGCTGGATCGTGGGGGCAGGGGTCTCAGCGGGCATCATCGGCGCATCACCGATTCCGGGATCGGACGTATTGCCGCTGACGACGCTGCAGGTCGGGCTCATCGTCAAATTATCGAATCTGTATGATAAACCATTGACGAAAAAGGCGGCGAAAGACATGATCGTCATCACCGCTACGCAGACGATCGGCCATACCCTCTACCGCCAGGCCCTGAAGTTTGTGCCGGGGGCGGGATCGGTCATCGGCGGGACTGTGGCGAGCTCCATGACGCTGGCGCTCGGTTACGGAGTGAAGTATGCGTATGAAAACAATATCGCCATCGATTATGAAATGATCGGCAGCCTCTATGAAAAGTTGAAAAAGCGGGAAAAAAATGCTTAA
- a CDS encoding CHY zinc finger protein — protein MSERPHVTGLDVDPETRCRHYHSEFDRIAIRFHCCGEYFPCFQCHEAVGCNNKSVWPKEQFNEKAVLCGACGNELSIRDYLDCASSCPHCAAPFNPGCSLHKHLYFEV, from the coding sequence ATGAGCGAACGCCCACATGTCACCGGGCTTGATGTCGATCCTGAAACCCGCTGTCGCCATTACCATTCGGAATTCGACCGCATCGCCATCCGCTTCCATTGCTGCGGAGAATATTTTCCATGTTTTCAATGCCATGAGGCAGTCGGCTGCAACAATAAATCCGTCTGGCCGAAAGAGCAGTTCAACGAAAAAGCGGTTTTATGCGGCGCATGCGGCAACGAACTATCCATCCGCGATTATCTCGATTGCGCTTCTTCCTGCCCGCATTGCGCCGCTCCCTTCAACCCTGGGTGCAGCCTCCACAAGCACCTGTATTTTGAAGTTTGA
- a CDS encoding PLDc N-terminal domain-containing protein — MDERTILLVLPILILQIALMIFALVDLIRNPNPNGPKWMWAAIIILLNIIGPILYFVLGRRNY; from the coding sequence ATGGACGAACGCACAATTCTGTTGGTGCTGCCCATTTTGATTTTGCAGATTGCCTTGATGATTTTCGCTTTAGTGGATTTGATCAGAAACCCGAATCCGAACGGCCCGAAATGGATGTGGGCAGCGATCATCATCTTGCTGAATATTATCGGCCCGATACTATATTTTGTCTTAGGGAGGCGGAATTATTGA
- the msrA gene encoding peptide-methionine (S)-S-oxide reductase MsrA, whose translation MKQIAMSTLEQELPDRRNLELATFGMGCFWGPDAQFGSLPGVVRTRTGYAGGTSETPTYREMGDHTETIQVEFDPGRISFEEIVSEFWRSHYPNRDAYKGRQYISLIFWETDEQKRIIESVKRDKEVELDEPVETEIRPFAGFTEAEERHQKYYLKRYPKALGQLAELYPDTALLTQSTFAARLNGFVKGFGSRQQLLDEINTWPIAEERRDALRQVLLQLKW comes from the coding sequence ATGAAGCAAATAGCGATGTCAACGCTTGAACAGGAGTTGCCGGATAGGAGAAACCTTGAACTTGCTACGTTTGGCATGGGTTGCTTTTGGGGACCCGATGCACAGTTCGGTTCATTGCCTGGCGTGGTCCGCACACGTACCGGCTATGCCGGGGGAACATCCGAGACCCCTACGTACCGGGAAATGGGCGACCATACGGAAACCATACAAGTGGAATTCGATCCCGGACGGATTTCCTTCGAAGAGATTGTAAGTGAATTTTGGCGAAGCCATTACCCGAATCGCGATGCCTATAAAGGGCGTCAATACATTTCATTGATTTTCTGGGAAACCGATGAGCAAAAGCGTATCATCGAAAGCGTGAAAAGAGATAAAGAGGTGGAACTGGATGAGCCGGTCGAAACGGAGATTAGGCCGTTCGCTGGCTTTACGGAAGCGGAGGAGCGCCATCAGAAGTATTATTTGAAGCGCTATCCGAAAGCGCTTGGACAATTGGCGGAACTTTATCCCGATACGGCACTATTGACGCAATCGACTTTTGCCGCGCGGCTGAACGGGTTCGTCAAAGGTTTCGGCAGCCGTCAGCAATTGCTTGATGAAATCAACACATGGCCGATTGCCGAGGAACGCCGGGATGCTCTTCGGCAAGTGTTGCTCCAGCTGAAATGGTGA
- a CDS encoding S1C family serine protease, translated as MGYYNTPRQNPKNPWKRYMASSFGGVLAGALLVGTMVTGTDMGQTESATAGVQTSELQSESAVVTTDVTETVDATADAVVGVSNLQAGNNPFAQTSTQEAGAGSGVIYKKQGDDAFVVTNHHVVEGAEQVVVTLANGEELKAEVLGSDVWTDLAVLKIPGAQIETVAEFGDSSVLKSGEPVIAIGNPLGLQFSGSVTTGVISGTERAIPIDINKDGQEDWQSEVLQTDAAINPGNSGGALLNAQGQVIGINSMKIAQDAVEGIGLAIPINSAIPIISELEGEGEVSRPSLGVALLELEQIPAEIRDAELNLPGEVEDGVVVQSVQEGSGADKAGIEAKDTIVELNGQAVSSVLELRQYLYTEVEGQGTVTIKAYRNGELETFEVELSEQM; from the coding sequence ATGGGCTACTATAATACACCTCGGCAAAACCCGAAAAATCCGTGGAAACGCTATATGGCTTCCAGTTTCGGGGGCGTATTGGCAGGTGCGTTGCTGGTGGGCACGATGGTCACCGGGACTGACATGGGACAAACAGAATCTGCCACTGCCGGTGTCCAAACGAGTGAGCTGCAAAGCGAATCGGCGGTTGTCACAACAGACGTCACAGAAACCGTTGACGCGACGGCGGATGCAGTGGTTGGGGTTTCCAACTTGCAAGCAGGCAATAACCCGTTTGCGCAAACGTCTACACAAGAAGCAGGGGCAGGCTCCGGCGTCATCTATAAAAAACAAGGGGACGATGCATTCGTGGTCACGAACCATCACGTAGTGGAAGGCGCTGAACAAGTCGTCGTGACCTTGGCGAATGGCGAAGAGCTCAAAGCGGAAGTGCTCGGTTCAGATGTCTGGACCGACCTTGCTGTCCTGAAAATCCCTGGAGCACAGATTGAAACAGTCGCAGAGTTCGGCGATTCCTCTGTGTTGAAATCAGGGGAACCGGTGATTGCGATCGGCAACCCGCTCGGCCTCCAGTTTTCCGGGTCGGTGACGACAGGCGTCATTTCGGGGACGGAACGAGCGATCCCGATCGATATCAATAAGGACGGCCAGGAAGACTGGCAGTCAGAAGTGCTCCAAACCGATGCCGCGATCAATCCCGGGAACAGCGGCGGCGCATTATTGAATGCACAGGGCCAAGTCATTGGCATCAATTCGATGAAAATCGCCCAGGATGCAGTGGAAGGCATCGGGCTCGCCATTCCGATCAATTCCGCGATCCCAATCATTTCGGAGCTTGAAGGAGAAGGGGAAGTTTCCCGTCCATCACTAGGCGTCGCATTGCTTGAATTGGAACAGATACCCGCAGAAATCAGAGATGCGGAATTGAATCTTCCGGGTGAAGTGGAAGACGGCGTTGTCGTCCAGTCGGTACAGGAAGGATCCGGCGCGGATAAAGCGGGGATCGAAGCGAAAGATACGATCGTTGAATTGAACGGCCAAGCTGTCTCTTCTGTTTTGGAACTTCGCCAATATCTCTATACGGAAGTGGAAGGGCAAGGGACTGTGACGATCAAAGCTTATCGGAATGGAGAACTCGAAACATTCGAGGTCGAATTGAGTGAACAAATGTAA